The window ATTAGATTCATTCTCTCCTTTAAATGAACTCTTCTCGTCTCCAAATTTACGTTTCCTCATGTTGCCATTGGATTCCTCATTGTTTACTCCTGTATCTTCTCCCCGACCACGTTTTTGAGCTTCAGCCCTTTCATTGCGAAGCTTCAGTGTTTGCATATTATCAATAGCAAACTCCAATATAGGACGATGCTCAGAACCAAAAGTATCTGTTATGAAATCATAAAGCAAATCGGATATGAGGGAAGCAAACTATAATTAGAGAAAATAGAGATGAATTTATTCTGCCTAGGGATGGTTTGGCATACCATGATCCtaaaaaaatctacatttggtATGTTTTGCTAAAATCCATTATGATCTAAGAAAATCTAATCAAATGtaactaaaaaaaacttacacTAATTTGAATCAtgtagaaaaataatttgtataatgaatGAAACAACAAAAAATACACTACAATTTAGATCATGGTCCACAAATAATCTGAATTATATATAAGCATGACAAAATACAAATACACGGTACAATATATTACCAGGTTTGTTGTTAAGAACCCTCAAAGCTACAAGTGCATGCTGATGTTCAGCAAACTCCACAAAAGCAACTCCCCGTGAATAACTACTTTTCACCCCTTCAGTATCCTTTAATAGCTTTAGCTGTTCAAACATTATAAAGTGTAGGGAAAAAACATTACAAAGTATATACAAAGATGATTGACAGTTGTAACCTATGAGTATAATAATACACACAAGTTCTGGTTCAAATTTCCAACTGACCTGTCGAATCTGTGGCTTTTGCTTTGTGGCTCGAGATATAACAGCATCTACAAAGATCTTCTTCAGTTCTTTTTCAGTCATTGACTTGGGAATATTATACATGACAAGTCTAGTCTTTGAGACGTGAAAATTTGGAGATTTCAGCTTCGTCGCCTTCTTTTCTTGCaatctgaaaattttataaCTAACATAAGACCTTGAAGGGAACATTCACAGCAAAGGTGATTTGACTATGCTAGAAATTATAAGAAATCTACAACTGaagatgaaaatcaaaatcatagCACCAACCCACACCCAAAAAAGGGAGGAGCAGTTATGTTCATGAATTCCAATTATCTTCAATGAATAATTCCAGGAATTAGTTGATCATATACTTTCTGGATCTGGATCCATATAAGAAACtaccaataaaaaatttagcTGACTAAGTTCTGTTTCCAAACGTAGTCTCATCTAGATTCACATTGGATATCTTAACAGTCTTTTTCGTCTTTTTTTGCAAATAGttaaaaatgcatttataaTCCAAGAGCAACAAAAGTGTAGAAGAAATGCTTCTCGTTGTGAGACTGAGTATTCTTATACTTACGATTTGCGTTTTGACATGTCATTAGCTGAGACACCTTCAGCTGCCGGGGTGCCCTCAACTATAAGTCCttcctaataaataaaattgaataggGGTTATAAAAGCTAAGTATGCACTTTCTCAGGaagaacaaataataaaatgaagaagataCAGGAATCATCAGTAAGAAATGGACCTTTGCCAGGTAAAGATTACGGTGGTCAAGATCCTCCTTTTTGGCCGTTTCTGCTACCTTATCCTTAGCTGATTTCTTGTCCAAAGCTCTAAGAACTTTCAGCTCTCTACCTCTTAGAAATATTCCTAAGCCAGCTTCTACATTGGCAGCTTGGAATGCAGAATTAGCAGCATCCACTGTTTTAAACTTCAAGAATCCAGTTCCTCTAGGTCGCCTGTTCAGAGGATAAAACTAATATTCAACCAAGAAAAAGTGTATGATTGTATAAATGATGTAAGAAGCAGTTATCCACACTTTGTAATTTGATGAAGAACGGGGATGAAGGTCAGCACTTCTCCAAATCCTGAAAACCTTTGCTTCACTTCATCAACAATAACATCAAAAGGAAGATTGCTAATGAAAATGGTTTTCTGCAACTCATCATCCCCTTCAACTGCTCCAGTAACAATAGGTTTTCCATCACTGGAGGAAATCGATTTTGTAGTACTTGGTACATTTTTAACTGGTTTTAATGGTTTAGTTAAAACATCAGAAGTTCCATTATCCTTCTTTTTCCGAGATAGGGCAGGATCATCAGTGATAGGAGTTTCTTTTGACGAGGATGATATCAGATTTTGTAGAACTTTTCTTGCGATATCTACTtcctcttcaaaatcaattccaTCATGGgattcttctttctcttcaatGTCAGAATCATCAGGACCTCTAGCCTCATCAGTCtgctcatcttcttcatcgatATCTGTGTCACCAAGTTCCAAGTCATCACTGCCACTATCATCTTCATCACTGCCTGCATGGAGTTTTTCAGATCCAAGTTATTCAGTAAAGATATTACCTCAACTGCACATAAGAAATTCCAACATGAAATAGTTTCAGGGGTTCTTTATGGATACCCAAAAACAGGCACAGTTGGTTCTTTCTATCTGGTACTCTTTTAAATTTGGAAAGATAAGGGTTTTGTGCCTAGAGGAGGCTAGCACAACATTTTTCAAACATGACCCTCACTTTAATATGCTTTTAGTGGGAATCGAACTGGAGGCCTTAAACTCTTGTGTTCACTCTCACCTGGGTGGGTTCCAATACTTTTTATATGGCATCTTTGAAGGGGGATTTGAAAGAAGGAAATGGGACTCAGCTGATGATGTTAAATAAACTTGGCTTACACAAGAGTGAGAAGCTAACTATAAAAGAACCAAACCAGAGAGGGAAAGAAATCCAGAATAAATGAAGTCAAATGGGAAAGGCAGAAAACTAACTGTTTTTTTCAGGATCCAAAGAGATTACAAAATACAATAGACAAAATCAAATGCAAATTGTTTATCTGCACTGTCTGTCACAGAGTGCAGCTTGGCCATTGCAAAAACTCTGAAATGGAAAGCACTCTCTTGTACAGTTTAATAatgcaaaaaataaaacaatactTACCATCTTCTGAAGCAGCTGCTGCATCAGTTCCAGCagcatatatatttttagggaTAGCCCAATCAACAGCAATTGTTCTGGTGTGGACCTTTTTTCCATTGAGCTCCTTAATAGCCTGAAAAtgtaatgaagaagaagagtaaaaTTAAGTGATAATTATATTCATGTGCAGGAAACTTCAGCTTTCAAATACAGTATAGTTCAAGCAGTAGAAAGACATACATTCTCAGCGTCGCGTTTAGATGTGAACTTTAAAAATGCAAATCCCCTAGATAACCTGAAAGCAACATAAAAGGTTGTAACTACACCTTTGCAAGAATATGAAATAACACAATACAGAATGAATTACAAACTGTACCCAGTCTCAGACTTTTGCGGAATAAATGCATCCCATACAAATCCTGCTGGGGAGAAAACATTTCTGAGCTCACCCACAGTAATCTGCAAGGCATTCATCATGACATAAGATATCAAGTCAGAACATGCTGTACTTGTATGTGTATGTAAAGATTGGTTCTGGGGAAGAAACTAACCTTGAAAGGTAGGTTTCTCACAATAAGTTTCCATTTCTGAGTCTTTGAACCCTGGTCAACCATAGAATTGAGTTTCATGGGTACTTGAAAATTTTGTCATAAAAAACTTTGTGAAGACACTTTCGCTATTCAAAATCTATATGTATGCGAGACATATTCTGAGGTCATTATTACTCCCAATAAGTATTACTACAAACTAAAGCTTCCACGTAAATCAAACATACATAAAGCTCAGATTTAAATGAATATGGTCCGAGTATGACGACATCATCTGATCTGGTGAATTACTATCATCTGGATGAAAAAGCTCTTATGTCCATGACAATTAGAATATAGGGCAAAAAGCTACCAACACAAAAGTCAATCCCCTTTCAATTTGCTTAGCAAAAATGCAACACAATTCACAATACTGATACCTTTGTAATAAATTGTTAAAGATCCTTGTGTCAACAAATTCTATCAGTAATTGATGTACATGGTACTAGGGATGGCAATAAAAGGCCGCCTAGAAGATAACCAAGCCGATCCGAACCAATTGGGCGGATTTTCCCCGCTTTGACCGGGGCAGGGATGGTAATTCTTTTCCCTGCTCCGATTCCCGACCCAAATACATAAAATTACAGTAATGCCATTGTATatgcatatattttttatattattatatgaacatatatttgttttataacttTCAATAGAAACAAAGTGAAAGTCTGCACAACCTAAACTAATCAAATCCTAATCTGCCTAACCTAAGTAAGTGATTGGAAgcatcattaataaaaaaaatatgattactCTAACCGATCAAACTagtttttaactaaaaaaagtttaaacaaatgtATCATCTCTCCTATTCCTCTTCTCCATAGTCTTCTTTTCTAAGTTCAACCCTTAAAATTAAGGGAATATCTTGTTTTCGGCTATTCATAGTAAgtactaaaaaatatttatttacatcattttaaaaaataattgaatatttggTGCACCGCGGGGAATCCCCATCCCCGATCGGGGCGGGATGGTATATAATAAAAATCCCCGTCGGGATGGTTGAGGTTCTGGGTGGAGATACCACTCCCTGAACCTGAATTGCCCCATTGCCATCCTTACATGGTACAAAACAATTTATGGAAAACAATTACCTCTCCACCTAGTTGTCGTGCCCAAACAAGTGCTCCATTTATCTTTTTTTGATGCAAGTTCAAAACACATGCTTGAGCagattttatacttttatagaCTACAGATGACGCATTCATTCTACATCCATCCCTAGCAAGACCTGGACGCATTACATCAATCATTAAGGCCATTAATAAGTGTCTGTGTCGATGGGTATAAGCAAGTGAGATTAGGTATCATAAAATCAGGCTATTGTGGATATCTTCATGAAATTGGATATTAGACGAGCAAAAGATGAGAATTTGCATCAAAGTCATTTTATGGtttgaaaaattaagaatttatggTTTCAAggtcatttaagaattttatggAGCACAAAGCCTCAAAAGGTATGAGAAATTACTTTTTGtaaatttgaaaatcaactgTGGTCCCATATAAGGAAGAATCAACTTAGTCAAGGACTTTACAAATacataagtataaaattaaattgacaaTTGATGTCCCCAAAAAGTATACAAACTTGATGGggaaaattcaatataattctaACACTAACAGCATTTAAGCAGAATTATCATCAGTTTCCAGGGTCCACCATAAGCAAACTGAGCACAAGGATAATCTTCAAACAGAAGTGAGAAATGAGATTACCATTGGCTTCCAACATTTCCGTGGGAAGAGGGTAATCTATGGAGCACACACTACCAGACTCTCTACACATACGATGTACTTCATCAGCCATGTCAGAATCTCGAATCCCGCCAAATATGACTGTCCTCGCAACCCTTTTCAAGATAGCATGGGATCAGTACAAAGACAACAACTAAGAATGATATGCTGTAATTAGGTTTAACAATATTTCTATCTTCGCATATCATATAAAAGATGTCTTACGTAAATCCCTTTACCTTACCAAAATCCAAATATAAAGACCATAAAAAACCTTGTCATTTTTCAATTATGACACAATCACATTAAACGCATGTCATTCACATCTTGACTCAAAGAGATGATAAGAGGAaggaaataaagaaattatagtGGTTAAGGAGATAATAGGAATCAAATGGAGtaacaacattttaaccataacATCTAAGCACATACTTTTGTTTCTCTGAGCCACTTTCTCCATGGTCGGCAGAAGCATTGATTTTCTTTGACCTCTTGACTTTTGCAGATTTGCCTGTAACTTTTTCCAAATAAATTGTCTTAGTCAAAGGAAGAAAAGACATGACATAGTCAAAAAAACTGTATAGAACCTGTTTCATTAGGATCTGAAGCTTGCTCTTGCTTTTCCAAGACACTTCCTGGACTGTCCGCAGGACCATTGATTTTCTTTGACCCCTTAACTTTTGCAGATTTGCCTGTAACTTTTTCCGTTAAGTTGTTGAGTGAAAGGACAAGAATTCTCATCGTTGAAAAAACTATAAAGAACCTGTTTCTCGAGGCTCTGAAACTTTCTCTTGTTTTTCTGAAGATTGGTCTTGCTTTTCTAAGCCACTTCCTCCACTGTCTGCAGGACCTTTGATTTTCTTTGACCTCTTGACATCTGGAGATTTGCCTGTAACTTTTTTCCAAACATTGTTCTCAGTGAAAGGAATGAAAGGACATGCCTGTTGAAAGAACTATATAGAACCTGTTTGATAAGGATCTGAAGCTTGCTCTTGCTTTTCGGGAATATTGATTGTATTCGTCATCTTGATTTTTTCAGATTTGActgtatttttaaaaacattttcttaGTGAGAAAGGAAAGAAAGGATACCCCTTTGTTGAAAAAACTATACAGAACCTGTTTCATGATGATCTGaatcttgttcttgttcttgctCTTCTATAGCGGGAGGAATGTTGCTCATCTCATTCTCAGTTTTCATTCCATCATCTGATTGAACAATGGAGTTAAAGATCGATAAGTTTCTACTTAATACTCCTCTCACAATAAAAGAAAGTAGATAAAGCAAGAAACATAATACTGACCCTGCTTTCCTTTTGATCTACGTTGTTCAAGTGACTGACGATGCATAGCATTCTTTACCCCAATTTTCCGACCTCCAAGAGAAGATCCATTTTTTACCTTAATAGCATTGTTAGCATCCTCTGTAACAGCACTAGATCAAGCAAGAGGTAATGGAAGTCAAAATAAGACCAAAAAAAGATAATGTATTTGCCAAATGTTAAACTTAGAAAAACATGTACATTTGGTAATGATATCATGTCAACAATGTTCTTCTCCAAAATTAGTGTAGGCATCTACATCAACTTATTCATTGACTAAGAATTCAATGCCACAAATTTCGATAAACTGCTTTCATGTTTAAGGAAATTCATTGTTGTGTGGCACaagaaaacattgtttaaaCCATACATATATTAGACAGGAAACAGAGAACTCACAATTGAACATAGCCGAAGCCTCTATGATCAGATGACCCTGCAAAAATGAGATGATAGGATAAACCATACATATATGTCTTACAAGTTTATAGTTAATACAGAGAAACTAAACTCAAATATGATAATCAATGTTTAGATTAACAAGATATTATATGCTGAACCAAAATCATGGGAAATGAAGATCAATAACAAATCATATCTTAATATTCTTCCTGTAAGAGAGCTATGTAACTACCCAAGGCAGCATGATTTAGACAATAACAGCGTACCCTAATTTACCAGCCGAAATCCAAGGTAGATGCAATAGAAAGACTAAAAATCAATCACcaatctaataataaaaaaaacaaatacggCTCACACGTTGCTAAATTGGCTTTTACCTTTCTTTGCGACCATAAAACACCTTCGAATTGGGCCGATGTCACTAAACGTTTCTTCaagctttagcatcaaaagaaAACCTAATTAGCTTATGCTTACTAcgaaattaaatccaaatactTTTGAAAGGGAATATAGACAATCAATCACCTGAGAGTTTGTGAATGAGTAAGGAAGATTAGTAACGAAGACAGTGTTCTGTGACTGGGAGTGGTCACTTTCGCCATCTTTCTTAATCAtcatcttcttgttcttccccaTTGTAGCAGTCACAGTTTCAAAAAGAAAGAACCCTAAAATTCAGAACCCCTTCAAAACTCAACTGAATTTACTAGCCGCTGCACCTGATATGCTGCTCACTGTATGCTTGAACCAAGGTCTTTTTTTTCACATGTTCTAATTCAAACTTTATTTGGATATGAAAGGCCCAATAGACTCTGGTTAATGAGGCCTAAACAGTATATATAAGCCTCATACATATAAgatttctatatttatttatagagacaattaattattttattatgttttgtaaaaataataataattgacaacaaacaaaacaatgtaattcaaaatattttgggtatcacaaaaaaaaatcattttatttttatttttacttattttattcttaaaaagttcaattacacaatttatttaaaaaatcaaaatatatatttatatatattttttaataattttaaaatgtaataatgataaaaatatccCTTTCTTCTACCCTTATACgaactagcatgtatctcgtgcatttgtacgagtaataatataaaaaccgtgataaaaaatattacggtaaaaatatttatgaacgGATCAAtccacaattcgactcaagtatccatttactctcacatctagccaaattaactacaactctcgatccgacaatttggacactttaaaaattaagcatcattatatagagagattagttagttaaaaagttgaacttatattattaaaaaaattcgcgtttatcaaattttgtgttgaatttaaaatataaagggttattaacctagtttgttaaaaggttgtatttattttgttagattgtaaattcgaaccatacctataacatttttaattttatttttaaccgttttaagtttatgggcgggtcaacccataatccgacccaagtatccatttactctcacatatatatccaaattaaccacaactcttgacccgacaatccggaaactttaaaaattaagcaaatatatataaatatatatatatatagattatattattttttgctAATCCTTCCAACCCTCCATCAAATTTTTCCattaaaattaatgtcatttatATTATGTGTTAATGAATGGGTGAGgtatttaagaatttaaaacataatatccccttttaaaaaaaataaaaatgttcaaatatcctttttataatttagataaaatttattttaaaaaaatattaaaatcaagaCCCACATAAGAtgtattttctaaataattagtGAAGCTTTGAAAATATTGCACACATGTCCCTTATGTTTAGttgtaacaataatttttttctttatcctAAATTGggattaatatcaaataatttgtcTTATATCTAAAATATGAAAGTGTTATGAAATGTATCCATGCATGTAATATAACGAGTGTTTCTCATTGAGTGTCAtgttatttattctttaatttaaaaaaaaatgagtatttctcaattttttacataaatttaattgttcATTCATTTTTAAGAAGTTATTCTCCTATAAATAACTTGTGAGTTATGAGATTGAGTATTAGGTTGTAAGACTTGCCTTCTTGAAAGTGGTCAGAAGTTATTGATTTTGTAAACACATTTACAGCACCATTTGGACTCCATAAACACAAACTAAAGCTTACCTAGAATATTCAATAGTGCCCTTAATCTTTGAGAGTCAAGTATTCAGTTTGAGGTTGAGTGGATGAGAAGGATTTTTCAAATGTTTCATCATCCACATAATAAATGCAATACAATTTTCATTTACAATATCTCCAATATAAAATAGTCCAATTTGCTATTAATAACAAGATATCAATACAAtgattaataaactaattgaatATTATAATTGTATGTATTCATTCcatgaatttaaatttcaataattttttattatttaattataaacttgaatattttcttataacttaatttaactttttaaaaataatgaaaattcgaCCCTCCATATATATGATTAGAGTTGTAACCTGTAAATAGTTTgaattaataaacttttttatctaaaagtttatcccaaataattttatatctatttaaaaattgaacttcTGATTAGGAGTTGATCAACAAtgggtttaattaattaattttagtggTTAAaacattaagaaaattaataattgtaagtaaaaaattttaaaaattaaaataattattt is drawn from Impatiens glandulifera chromosome 3, dImpGla2.1, whole genome shotgun sequence and contains these coding sequences:
- the LOC124929428 gene encoding RNA-binding protein 28 isoform X3 is translated as MGKNKKMMIKKDGESDHSQSQNTVFVTNLPYSFTNSQLEETFSDIGPIRRCFMVAKKGSSDHRGFGYVQFAVTEDANNAIKVKNGSSLGGRKIGVKNAMHRQSLEQRRSKGKQDDGMKTENEMSNIPPAIEEQEQEQDSDHHETVKSEKIKMTNTINIPEKQEQASDPYQTVTGKSPDVKRSKKIKGPADSGGSGLEKQDQSSEKQEKVSEPRETGKSAKVKGSKKINGPADSPGSVLEKQEQASDPNETGKSAKVKRSKKINASADHGESGSEKQKVARTVIFGGIRDSDMADEVHRMCRESGSVCSIDYPLPTEMLEANGLARDGCRMNASSVVYKSIKSAQACVLNLHQKKINGALVWARQLGGEGSKTQKWKLIVRNLPFKITVGELRNVFSPAGFVWDAFIPQKSETGLSRGFAFLKFTSKRDAENAIKELNGKKVHTRTIAVDWAIPKNIYAAGTDAAAASEDGSDEDDSGSDDLELGDTDIDEEDEQTDEARGPDDSDIEEKEESHDGIDFEEEVDIARKVLQNLISSSSKETPITDDPALSRKKKDNGTSDVLTKPLKPVKNVPSTTKSISSSDGKPIVTGAVEGDDELQKTIFISNLPFDVIVDEVKQRFSGFGEVLTFIPVLHQITKRPRGTGFLKFKTVDAANSAFQAANVEAGLGIFLRGRELKVLRALDKKSAKDKVAETAKKEDLDHRNLYLAKEGLIVEGTPAAEGVSANDMSKRKSLQEKKATKLKSPNFHVSKTRLVMYNIPKSMTEKELKKIFVDAVISRATKQKPQIRQLKLLKDTEGVKSSYSRGVAFVEFAEHQHALVALRVLNNKPDTFGSEHRPILEFAIDNMQTLKLRNERAEAQKRGRGEDTGVNNEESNGNMRKRKFGDEKSSFKGENESNGNKMRKVNDQSHARSFGESDARGKKRKPPQGVEEERNMMKREKPQDLTKFEERNMKKRENRKKRKESSDRDASDKLDLLIEQYKSKFSGKSGGEKQVGGGGSKQLKRWYEA
- the LOC124929428 gene encoding RNA-binding protein 28 isoform X2, yielding MGKNKKMMIKKDGESDHSQSQNTVFVTNLPYSFTNSQLEETFSDIGPIRRCFMVAKKGSSDHRGFGYVQFAVTEDANNAIKVKNGSSLGGRKIGVKNAMHRQSLEQRRSKGKQDDGMKTENEMSNIPPAIEEQEQEQDSDHHETVKSEKIKMTNTINIPEKQEQASDPYQTGKSPDVKRSKKIKGPADSGGSGLEKQDQSSEKQEKVSEPRETGKSAKVKGSKKINGPADSPGSVLEKQEQASDPNETVTGKSAKVKRSKKINASADHGESGSEKQKVARTVIFGGIRDSDMADEVHRMCRESGSVCSIDYPLPTEMLEANGLARDGCRMNASSVVYKSIKSAQACVLNLHQKKINGALVWARQLGGEGSKTQKWKLIVRNLPFKITVGELRNVFSPAGFVWDAFIPQKSETGLSRGFAFLKFTSKRDAENAIKELNGKKVHTRTIAVDWAIPKNIYAAGTDAAAASEDGSDEDDSGSDDLELGDTDIDEEDEQTDEARGPDDSDIEEKEESHDGIDFEEEVDIARKVLQNLISSSSKETPITDDPALSRKKKDNGTSDVLTKPLKPVKNVPSTTKSISSSDGKPIVTGAVEGDDELQKTIFISNLPFDVIVDEVKQRFSGFGEVLTFIPVLHQITKRPRGTGFLKFKTVDAANSAFQAANVEAGLGIFLRGRELKVLRALDKKSAKDKVAETAKKEDLDHRNLYLAKEGLIVEGTPAAEGVSANDMSKRKSLQEKKATKLKSPNFHVSKTRLVMYNIPKSMTEKELKKIFVDAVISRATKQKPQIRQLKLLKDTEGVKSSYSRGVAFVEFAEHQHALVALRVLNNKPDTFGSEHRPILEFAIDNMQTLKLRNERAEAQKRGRGEDTGVNNEESNGNMRKRKFGDEKSSFKGENESNGNKMRKVNDQSHARSFGESDARGKKRKPPQGVEEERNMMKREKPQDLTKFEERNMKKRENRKKRKESSDRDASDKLDLLIEQYKSKFSGKSGGEKQVGGGGSKQLKRWYEA
- the LOC124929428 gene encoding RNA-binding protein 28 isoform X1 codes for the protein MGKNKKMMIKKDGESDHSQSQNTVFVTNLPYSFTNSQLEETFSDIGPIRRCFMVAKKGSSDHRGFGYVQFAVTEDANNAIKVKNGSSLGGRKIGVKNAMHRQSLEQRRSKGKQDDGMKTENEMSNIPPAIEEQEQEQDSDHHETVKSEKIKMTNTINIPEKQEQASDPYQTVTGKSPDVKRSKKIKGPADSGGSGLEKQDQSSEKQEKVSEPRETGKSAKVKGSKKINGPADSPGSVLEKQEQASDPNETVTGKSAKVKRSKKINASADHGESGSEKQKVARTVIFGGIRDSDMADEVHRMCRESGSVCSIDYPLPTEMLEANGLARDGCRMNASSVVYKSIKSAQACVLNLHQKKINGALVWARQLGGEGSKTQKWKLIVRNLPFKITVGELRNVFSPAGFVWDAFIPQKSETGLSRGFAFLKFTSKRDAENAIKELNGKKVHTRTIAVDWAIPKNIYAAGTDAAAASEDGSDEDDSGSDDLELGDTDIDEEDEQTDEARGPDDSDIEEKEESHDGIDFEEEVDIARKVLQNLISSSSKETPITDDPALSRKKKDNGTSDVLTKPLKPVKNVPSTTKSISSSDGKPIVTGAVEGDDELQKTIFISNLPFDVIVDEVKQRFSGFGEVLTFIPVLHQITKRPRGTGFLKFKTVDAANSAFQAANVEAGLGIFLRGRELKVLRALDKKSAKDKVAETAKKEDLDHRNLYLAKEGLIVEGTPAAEGVSANDMSKRKSLQEKKATKLKSPNFHVSKTRLVMYNIPKSMTEKELKKIFVDAVISRATKQKPQIRQLKLLKDTEGVKSSYSRGVAFVEFAEHQHALVALRVLNNKPDTFGSEHRPILEFAIDNMQTLKLRNERAEAQKRGRGEDTGVNNEESNGNMRKRKFGDEKSSFKGENESNGNKMRKVNDQSHARSFGESDARGKKRKPPQGVEEERNMMKREKPQDLTKFEERNMKKRENRKKRKESSDRDASDKLDLLIEQYKSKFSGKSGGEKQVGGGGSKQLKRWYEA
- the LOC124929428 gene encoding RNA-binding protein 28 isoform X4, producing the protein MGKNKKMMIKKDGESDHSQSQNTVFVTNLPYSFTNSQLEETFSDIGPIRRCFMVAKKGSSDHRGFGYVQFAVTEDANNAIKVKNGSSLGGRKIGVKNAMHRQSLEQRRSKGKQDDGMKTENEMSNIPPAIEEQEQEQDSDHHETGKSAKVKRSKKINASADHGESGSEKQKVARTVIFGGIRDSDMADEVHRMCRESGSVCSIDYPLPTEMLEANGLARDGCRMNASSVVYKSIKSAQACVLNLHQKKINGALVWARQLGGEGSKTQKWKLIVRNLPFKITVGELRNVFSPAGFVWDAFIPQKSETGLSRGFAFLKFTSKRDAENAIKELNGKKVHTRTIAVDWAIPKNIYAAGTDAAAASEDGSDEDDSGSDDLELGDTDIDEEDEQTDEARGPDDSDIEEKEESHDGIDFEEEVDIARKVLQNLISSSSKETPITDDPALSRKKKDNGTSDVLTKPLKPVKNVPSTTKSISSSDGKPIVTGAVEGDDELQKTIFISNLPFDVIVDEVKQRFSGFGEVLTFIPVLHQITKRPRGTGFLKFKTVDAANSAFQAANVEAGLGIFLRGRELKVLRALDKKSAKDKVAETAKKEDLDHRNLYLAKEGLIVEGTPAAEGVSANDMSKRKSLQEKKATKLKSPNFHVSKTRLVMYNIPKSMTEKELKKIFVDAVISRATKQKPQIRQLKLLKDTEGVKSSYSRGVAFVEFAEHQHALVALRVLNNKPDTFGSEHRPILEFAIDNMQTLKLRNERAEAQKRGRGEDTGVNNEESNGNMRKRKFGDEKSSFKGENESNGNKMRKVNDQSHARSFGESDARGKKRKPPQGVEEERNMMKREKPQDLTKFEERNMKKRENRKKRKESSDRDASDKLDLLIEQYKSKFSGKSGGEKQVGGGGSKQLKRWYEA